The following proteins come from a genomic window of Candidatus Methylomirabilota bacterium:
- the hemL gene encoding glutamate-1-semialdehyde 2,1-aminomutase, with protein MTASRSESLFGQAQRVIPGGVNSPVRAFRGVGGTPFFVRSAEGSRITDVDGRSYIDFLGSWGPLILGHAAPAVIEAVGEALARGTSYGAPTPGEVELADLIVSAVPSMEMVRLVSSGTEAAMSAIRLARGATGRDLIVKFEGCYHGHADSLLVKAGSGGATFGVPDSLGVPSALAQMTLTTPFNDLGAVERLMSARGGEVAVIIVEPVAGNMGVVPPAPGFLEGLRHLCDRHGALLLFDEVITGFRLGFGGAQARYGVRPDLTCLGKIIGGGLPVGAYGGPRALMERISPLGGVYQAGTLSGNPLAVAAGLTTLRALADAAVYSRLERAGSTLEAGLADGARAAGIPLTVNRVGSMLTAFFTDGPVTDYASAKRANTERYARFFHAMLERGVFLAASQFEAAFVSLAHSDADLETAARAAREAFATLR; from the coding sequence GGCGTGGGCGGCACGCCCTTCTTCGTCCGGAGCGCCGAGGGCAGCCGCATCACGGATGTCGACGGCCGCTCTTACATCGATTTCCTCGGCTCCTGGGGCCCGCTCATCCTGGGCCACGCCGCCCCCGCCGTGATCGAGGCGGTGGGCGAGGCGCTCGCGCGCGGCACGAGCTATGGCGCGCCGACTCCGGGCGAGGTCGAGCTGGCGGATCTCATCGTCTCCGCCGTGCCGTCGATGGAGATGGTGCGTCTGGTCTCCTCGGGCACCGAGGCGGCCATGAGCGCCATCCGTCTCGCGCGGGGCGCCACCGGTCGCGACCTCATCGTCAAGTTCGAGGGCTGCTACCACGGCCACGCCGATAGCCTCCTCGTCAAGGCGGGCTCGGGCGGAGCAACCTTCGGCGTGCCGGATAGTCTGGGCGTGCCGTCGGCGCTGGCCCAGATGACGCTGACTACACCCTTCAATGATCTCGGAGCCGTGGAGCGCCTCATGTCCGCGCGCGGCGGCGAGGTGGCGGTCATCATCGTGGAGCCCGTGGCCGGTAACATGGGAGTGGTCCCACCTGCCCCCGGCTTTCTCGAAGGGCTCCGGCACCTGTGCGACCGGCACGGCGCCCTCCTGCTCTTCGACGAAGTCATCACCGGCTTCCGCCTGGGCTTCGGCGGCGCCCAGGCCCGCTACGGAGTGCGTCCGGACCTGACCTGCCTCGGCAAGATCATCGGCGGTGGCCTGCCCGTGGGTGCGTATGGCGGCCCTCGTGCCCTCATGGAGCGGATCTCGCCCCTGGGCGGCGTCTATCAGGCGGGCACGCTCTCGGGCAATCCCTTGGCCGTGGCGGCAGGCCTGACCACGCTCCGGGCTCTTGCCGATGCCGCTGTCTACTCGCGGCTCGAGCGCGCCGGCAGCACCCTCGAAGCCGGGCTCGCCGACGGCGCGCGCGCCGCGGGTATCCCCCTCACGGTCAACCGCGTCGGCTCCATGCTGACCGCCTTCTTCACCGACGGTCCCGTGACGGACTATGCCTCGGCGAAGCGCGCGAATACCGAGCGCTACGCGCGGTTCTTCCACGCCATGCTCGAACGAGGCGTCTTCCTCGCCGCCTCGCAGTTCGAGGCGGCCTTCGTCTCGCTCGCCCACTCCGACGCGGATCTGGAAACGGCGGCGCGGGCCGCCCGCGAAGCCTTCGCCACGCTCCGCTGA